The following proteins come from a genomic window of Pseudomonas sp. WJP1:
- the atpD gene encoding F0F1 ATP synthase subunit beta has translation MSSGRIVQIIGAVIDVEFPRDSVPSIYNALTVQSAAATTLEVQQQLGDGVVRTIAMGSTEGLKRGLEVTDSGAAISVPVGKATLGRIMDVLGNPIDEAGPIATDERWGIHRAAPSFAEQAGGNDLLETGIKVIDLVCPFAKGGKVGLFGGAGVGKTVNMMELIRNIAIEHSGYSVFAGVGERTREGNDFYHEMKDSNVLDKVALVYGQMNEPPGNRLRVALTGLTMAEKFRDEGNDVLLFVDNIYRYTLAGTEVSALLGRMPSAVGYQPTLAEEMGVLQERITSTKEGSITSIQAVYVPADDLTDPSPATTFAHLDATVVLSRDIASLGIYPAVDPLDSTSRQLDPNVIGQDHYDTARGVQYVLQRYKELKDIIAILGMDELSEADKQLVNRARKIQRFLSQPFFVAEVFTGASGKYVSLKDTIAGFKGILNGDYDHLPEQAFYMVGGIEEAIEKAKKL, from the coding sequence ATGAGTAGCGGACGTATCGTTCAAATCATCGGCGCCGTTATCGACGTGGAATTTCCACGCGACAGCGTACCGAGCATCTACAACGCGCTTACAGTTCAAAGCGCGGCCGCAACCACCCTGGAAGTTCAGCAGCAGCTGGGCGACGGCGTGGTTCGCACCATTGCGATGGGTTCCACCGAGGGCTTGAAGCGCGGTCTGGAAGTGACCGACTCTGGCGCAGCCATCTCCGTACCGGTCGGTAAAGCGACCCTGGGCCGGATCATGGACGTACTGGGCAACCCGATCGACGAAGCTGGCCCAATCGCCACCGACGAGCGTTGGGGCATCCACCGTGCAGCGCCTTCGTTCGCTGAACAGGCAGGCGGCAACGACCTGCTGGAAACCGGCATCAAGGTTATCGACCTGGTTTGCCCGTTTGCCAAGGGTGGTAAAGTTGGTCTGTTCGGTGGTGCCGGTGTAGGCAAAACCGTAAACATGATGGAACTGATCCGTAACATCGCCATCGAGCACAGCGGTTATTCCGTGTTCGCAGGTGTTGGTGAGCGTACTCGTGAGGGTAACGACTTCTACCACGAGATGAAGGATTCCAACGTTCTGGACAAAGTGGCACTGGTTTACGGTCAGATGAACGAGCCGCCGGGTAACCGTCTGCGCGTAGCACTGACCGGCCTGACCATGGCCGAGAAGTTCCGTGACGAAGGTAACGACGTTCTGCTGTTCGTCGACAACATCTATCGTTACACCCTGGCCGGTACTGAAGTATCCGCACTGCTGGGCCGTATGCCTTCGGCAGTAGGTTACCAGCCGACCCTGGCTGAAGAGATGGGCGTTCTGCAAGAACGTATCACTTCGACCAAGGAAGGTTCGATCACTTCGATCCAAGCGGTATACGTACCTGCGGACGACCTGACCGACCCGTCGCCAGCGACCACCTTCGCCCACTTGGACGCCACCGTCGTTCTGTCCCGTGACATCGCTTCCCTGGGTATCTACCCAGCGGTAGACCCACTGGACTCGACTTCGCGCCAGCTGGACCCGAACGTTATCGGCCAGGACCACTACGACACCGCTCGCGGCGTTCAGTACGTTCTGCAGCGTTACAAAGAACTGAAGGACATCATTGCGATCCTGGGTATGGACGAGCTGTCGGAAGCCGACAAGCAGTTGGTAAACCGTGCTCGTAAGATCCAGCGTTTCTTGTCGCAGCCGTTCTTCGTGGCTGAAGTCTTCACCGGTGCATCGGGCAAATACGTTTCCCTGAAAGACACCATTGCTGGCTTCAAAGGCATCCTCAACGGTGACTACGACCACCTGCCAGAACAAGCGTTCTACATGGTTGGCGGCATCGAAGAAGCGATCGAGAAAGCCAAGAAACTGTAA
- the glmS gene encoding glutamine--fructose-6-phosphate transaminase (isomerizing) — translation MCGIVGAVAERNITAILVEGLKRLEYRGYDSAGVAVYTNDQKLERARRPGKVSELEQALAEEPLVGRLGIAHTRWATHGAPCERNAHPHFSGDLAVVHNGIIENHEALREQLKALGYVFTSDTDTEVIAHLLNHKLKDLPDLAEALKATVKELHGAYGLAVISAQQPDRLVAARSGSPLVIGLGLGENFLASDQLALRQVTDRFMYLEEGDIAEIRRDNVQIWDVSGKAVVRENVQYRDGAEAAEKGEFRHFMLKEIHEQPSVVQRTLEGRLSPNGVLVQAFGPQAAELFAKVRNVQIVACGTSYHAGMVARYWLEELAGIPCQVEVASEFRYRKVVVQPNTLFVTISQSGETADTLAALRNAKELGFLASLAICNVGISSLVRESDLTLLTQAGREIGVASTKAFTTQLVGLLLLTLSLGQVQGSLANGVEATLVEELRRLPTRLGEALAMDSTVEKIAELFAEKNHTLFLGRGAQFPVAMEGALKLKEISYIHAEAYPAGELKHGPLALVDNDMPVVTVAPNNELLEKLKSNLQEVRARGGQLIVFADEKAGMTNGEGTHVVHMPHIHDILSPILYTIPLQLLSYYVAVLKGTDVDQPRNLAKSVTVE, via the coding sequence ATGTGTGGAATTGTCGGCGCAGTTGCAGAACGTAACATCACCGCCATCCTGGTCGAGGGCCTCAAGCGCCTGGAGTACCGTGGGTACGACAGCGCGGGCGTAGCGGTGTACACCAACGATCAGAAGCTCGAGCGCGCGCGTCGCCCGGGCAAGGTCAGCGAACTTGAGCAGGCCTTGGCCGAAGAACCGCTGGTTGGTCGACTGGGTATTGCCCACACTCGTTGGGCCACTCACGGTGCACCGTGCGAGCGCAACGCGCATCCGCACTTCTCTGGTGATCTGGCCGTGGTGCACAACGGCATCATCGAAAACCATGAAGCCCTGCGTGAACAACTCAAGGCTTTGGGTTACGTCTTCACCTCGGACACCGACACAGAAGTCATCGCCCACCTGCTGAACCACAAACTCAAGGATCTTCCTGACCTGGCCGAGGCCCTCAAGGCAACGGTGAAGGAACTGCACGGTGCTTACGGTCTGGCGGTGATCAGCGCTCAGCAACCTGATCGCCTGGTGGCGGCCCGCAGTGGCAGCCCGCTGGTGATCGGCCTGGGCCTGGGTGAGAACTTCCTGGCGTCCGACCAATTGGCGCTGCGCCAGGTGACTGACCGCTTCATGTACCTGGAAGAGGGCGATATCGCCGAAATTCGCCGCGACAACGTGCAAATCTGGGATGTCAGCGGCAAGGCTGTCGTGCGCGAGAACGTGCAGTATCGCGATGGCGCCGAAGCGGCTGAAAAAGGCGAGTTTCGCCATTTCATGCTCAAGGAAATCCACGAGCAACCGTCCGTGGTGCAGCGCACCCTGGAAGGTCGTTTGAGCCCGAACGGTGTGCTGGTACAGGCTTTCGGCCCACAGGCCGCCGAGCTGTTCGCCAAGGTGCGCAATGTACAGATCGTCGCCTGCGGCACCAGCTATCACGCTGGCATGGTTGCCCGTTACTGGCTCGAAGAACTGGCCGGCATTCCGTGCCAGGTCGAAGTCGCCAGCGAGTTCCGCTACCGCAAGGTCGTGGTGCAACCCAACACTCTGTTCGTGACTATCTCCCAATCCGGCGAAACCGCCGACACCCTGGCTGCGCTGCGCAATGCCAAGGAACTGGGCTTCCTCGCCAGCCTGGCAATCTGCAACGTCGGCATCAGCTCGCTGGTGCGTGAATCCGACCTGACCCTGCTGACCCAGGCCGGTCGCGAAATCGGCGTGGCGTCTACCAAAGCCTTCACCACACAATTGGTGGGTCTGCTGTTGCTGACTCTGTCCCTGGGCCAGGTACAGGGCTCGTTGGCCAATGGCGTTGAAGCAACGCTGGTCGAAGAGCTGCGTCGCTTGCCAACCCGACTGGGTGAAGCGCTGGCGATGGACAGCACCGTGGAGAAAATCGCTGAGCTGTTCGCCGAGAAGAATCACACCCTGTTCCTGGGACGCGGCGCGCAATTCCCGGTCGCGATGGAAGGGGCCCTCAAGCTCAAGGAAATTTCCTACATCCACGCCGAAGCCTACCCGGCTGGCGAACTGAAGCACGGCCCGTTGGCGCTTGTGGATAACGACATGCCAGTAGTCACCGTAGCGCCAAACAACGAACTGCTGGAGAAACTGAAATCCAACCTCCAGGAAGTCCGCGCCCGGGGTGGCCAACTGATCGTTTTCGCTGACGAGAAGGCTGGTATGACTAACGGTGAGGGCACCCACGTTGTGCACATGCCGCACATCCACGACATCCTGTCGCCGATCCTCTACACCATCCCGCTGCAGTTGCTGTCGTACTACGTTGCTGTGCTGAAAGGTACCGACGTTGACCAACCGCGGAACCTGGCGAAATCGGTGACTGTGGAATAA
- a CDS encoding DUF3142 domain-containing protein, translating into MVFLTRVIVSLMALALLGGCEQHDAPPLDQQLYVWQRQWTPAHDAALRDSRADFSTLRVLALQAFPQAGWSRARIDPALLKRDGRPLIAVVRLDGQLKSLDQDEVMGQIQQLISDWQGQGLILAGVEIDHDAGNARLPAYREFLAHLRSVLPTSMALSITALPAWLDSPELPALLSTVDSSVLQVHAVSDPRRGLFDPDLARQWAMAWSRLTSKPFFLALPAYGVALLPSVGGAPIVESEVAIERHGKRRELLADPLQLSKLAARLRADPPAHLAGLIWFRLPLTNDRRAWSLATLRAVSRGEVLGSHLALNLSEHGGLYDIAITNVGNLDNAWPERVTLAVQGCEGADALAGYTLQQEPNLLTFTRLRDGRIAAGGQRAIGWARCATIDQGASNVHP; encoded by the coding sequence ATGGTTTTTCTCACTCGCGTGATCGTCTCGCTGATGGCGCTCGCGCTGCTTGGTGGTTGCGAGCAGCACGACGCACCGCCACTCGATCAGCAACTCTATGTCTGGCAACGGCAATGGACTCCAGCGCATGACGCTGCATTGCGAGACAGTCGCGCCGATTTTTCCACCTTGCGGGTGCTTGCACTTCAGGCCTTCCCTCAGGCGGGCTGGAGTCGCGCGCGGATTGATCCGGCGCTGCTCAAGCGCGATGGCAGGCCGTTGATTGCGGTGGTTCGCCTGGATGGCCAGCTCAAGTCGCTGGATCAGGACGAGGTCATGGGGCAGATCCAGCAACTGATCAGCGATTGGCAGGGCCAGGGACTGATCCTCGCCGGGGTGGAAATCGACCACGATGCGGGCAACGCCCGGCTACCCGCCTATCGTGAGTTTCTTGCGCACCTGCGCTCTGTGCTGCCGACGTCCATGGCCTTGAGCATCACCGCATTGCCAGCGTGGCTCGACAGTCCAGAGTTGCCGGCGTTGTTATCCACCGTCGATAGCAGCGTGTTACAGGTACATGCCGTGAGCGATCCTCGACGCGGTTTGTTCGATCCCGACCTCGCTCGCCAATGGGCAATGGCCTGGAGTCGCCTCACGTCGAAACCCTTTTTCCTGGCCCTGCCGGCCTATGGTGTCGCGTTGTTGCCGAGTGTCGGTGGCGCGCCCATCGTGGAGAGCGAAGTTGCGATTGAACGTCACGGCAAGCGCCGGGAGCTGTTGGCTGATCCGCTGCAATTGAGCAAGCTTGCTGCCCGGTTGCGCGCGGATCCGCCGGCTCATCTGGCCGGCTTGATCTGGTTTCGCCTGCCTTTGACAAACGACCGTCGAGCCTGGAGCCTGGCGACCTTGCGCGCGGTGTCGCGTGGTGAAGTTCTTGGGAGTCATCTGGCACTGAATCTTTCGGAGCACGGAGGCCTCTATGACATCGCTATCACCAATGTGGGCAACCTCGATAATGCCTGGCCCGAGCGCGTGACGCTGGCGGTACAAGGTTGCGAGGGCGCCGATGCGCTGGCCGGTTATACGTTGCAACAAGAGCCGAACCTGCTTACCTTCACCCGCCTGCGCGACGGTCGGATAGCGGCTGGCGGACAGCGCGCCATCGGTTGGGCACGCTGCGCAACCATTGATCAAGGAGCTTCGAATGTTCACCCGTAA
- a CDS encoding DeoR family transcriptional regulator has protein sequence MMSKRNTPQRRHNILALLNEQGEVSVDELAKRFETSEVTIRKDLAALESNGLLLRRYGGAITLPQELVADLSQPVSRYKQAIARAAVARIREHARIIIDSGSTTASMIPELGQQPGLVVMTNSLHVANALSELEHEPVLLMTGGTWDPHSESFQGQVAEQVLRSYDFDQLFIGADGIDLVRGTTTFNELLGLSRVMAEVAREVVVMVEADKIGRKIPNLELPWSSVHTLITDDRLSLEARDQIQARGITLICVAVSQEK, from the coding sequence ATCATGTCGAAGCGCAACACACCTCAGCGACGCCACAACATCCTTGCCTTGCTGAACGAGCAGGGCGAAGTCAGTGTGGATGAGTTGGCCAAGCGTTTCGAAACCTCAGAAGTTACGATCCGCAAGGACTTGGCAGCTCTTGAGAGCAACGGCCTGTTACTGCGTCGTTATGGCGGCGCGATCACCCTGCCTCAAGAACTTGTGGCTGACCTTAGTCAACCGGTCTCCAGGTACAAGCAGGCCATCGCCCGCGCAGCCGTCGCGCGGATTCGCGAACATGCACGCATCATCATAGACAGCGGCAGCACGACCGCATCGATGATTCCGGAATTGGGCCAGCAACCGGGCCTGGTGGTGATGACCAATTCCCTGCACGTCGCCAACGCCTTGAGCGAACTTGAGCATGAACCGGTGCTGTTGATGACCGGTGGCACCTGGGACCCGCATTCCGAGTCCTTTCAGGGGCAGGTCGCCGAGCAGGTACTACGCTCCTACGACTTCGATCAATTGTTCATCGGCGCCGATGGTATTGATCTGGTCCGCGGTACAACGACCTTCAACGAATTGCTGGGGCTCAGCCGGGTCATGGCCGAAGTTGCCCGTGAAGTGGTCGTAATGGTGGAGGCCGACAAGATCGGCCGCAAGATTCCCAACCTGGAACTGCCCTGGAGCAGCGTCCATACCCTCATTACCGATGATCGCCTGTCGCTCGAAGCGCGGGATCAGATACAAGCCCGCGGTATCACTTTGATTTGCGTGGCTGTCAGTCAGGAGAAATAA
- a CDS encoding F0F1 ATP synthase subunit epsilon, with protein MAMTVHCDIVSAEGEIFSGLVEMVIAHGALGDLGIALGHAPLITNLKPGPIRLVKQGGEEEVYYISGGFLEVQPNMVKVLADTVQRAADLDEASAQEAVKAAEKALHERGAEFDYGSAAARLAEAAAQLRTVQQIRKKFGH; from the coding sequence ATGGCTATGACAGTCCATTGCGATATCGTCAGCGCGGAAGGAGAAATCTTTTCCGGTCTGGTCGAGATGGTGATTGCGCACGGTGCACTGGGTGATCTTGGTATCGCCCTGGGTCACGCGCCGCTGATCACTAATCTGAAGCCAGGTCCGATCCGCCTGGTCAAGCAGGGCGGGGAAGAGGAGGTGTACTACATCTCCGGTGGTTTCCTCGAGGTTCAGCCGAACATGGTCAAGGTTCTTGCCGACACCGTGCAACGTGCTGCCGACCTGGACGAAGCTTCCGCTCAGGAAGCCGTCAAGGCTGCCGAGAAGGCCTTGCATGAGCGGGGCGCGGAATTCGATTACGGTTCCGCTGCCGCACGTCTGGCCGAGGCCGCAGCCCAGCTGCGTACCGTCCAGCAGATCCGCAAGAAGTTCGGCCACTAA
- a CDS encoding LysR family transcriptional regulator, with amino-acid sequence MDRFQEMQVFAAVAQDQGFSAAARRLGLSAASVTRAVAALEKRIGTQLLTRTTRSVYLSEAGQRYLEDCRRILAEVQEAEDSAAGSHAQPRGQLTITAPVLFGELFVTPLMVSFLTRFPDVTINALLVDRVVSVVEEGVDVAIRIGELPDSNQHAIRVGEVRRVICASPQFLAIHGRPKHPQELAQAPIIATSAIGQLKHWPFLERGEPLSVRAEPRLTVTANQAAITAAALGLGFTRVLSYQSASKVAAGELEIVLADFEMPPLPIHVLYQGGHKAAARVRSFVDFVVKALREHPALQD; translated from the coding sequence ATGGACCGCTTCCAGGAAATGCAGGTCTTCGCCGCCGTCGCCCAGGACCAGGGCTTTTCGGCGGCGGCACGGCGGTTGGGCCTGTCGGCCGCCAGCGTTACTCGGGCGGTGGCGGCGCTGGAGAAGCGCATTGGCACGCAGTTGCTCACGCGCACTACGCGCAGTGTGTATTTGAGCGAGGCGGGGCAGCGTTATCTGGAGGACTGTCGGAGAATTTTGGCCGAGGTGCAGGAAGCTGAGGATTCGGCGGCGGGCAGTCACGCCCAGCCCCGTGGGCAATTGACGATCACGGCGCCGGTTTTGTTTGGTGAGTTGTTCGTCACTCCACTGATGGTGAGTTTTCTCACGCGATTTCCCGACGTGACGATCAATGCGCTGCTTGTAGATCGGGTGGTGAGTGTCGTCGAGGAAGGTGTTGATGTTGCCATCCGCATCGGTGAGCTTCCTGATAGCAACCAGCATGCGATCCGGGTGGGAGAAGTGCGGCGGGTGATCTGTGCATCGCCGCAGTTCCTGGCTATCCATGGTCGGCCAAAACATCCACAAGAGCTGGCTCAGGCGCCGATTATCGCGACGTCTGCCATTGGACAATTGAAGCACTGGCCTTTCCTCGAGCGTGGGGAGCCACTGAGTGTCCGGGCAGAACCGCGTTTGACGGTGACGGCGAATCAGGCAGCGATCACCGCTGCTGCGCTTGGACTGGGCTTCACCCGGGTTCTGTCCTATCAGTCGGCGAGCAAAGTGGCGGCCGGGGAGTTGGAGATCGTTCTGGCGGATTTCGAAATGCCGCCATTGCCCATCCATGTGCTCTATCAAGGCGGGCACAAAGCTGCGGCGCGCGTTCGCAGTTTTGTCGACTTTGTGGTGAAGGCACTGCGCGAACATCCGGCTTTGCAGGACTGA
- a CDS encoding glutathione S-transferase family protein: MQAIKLYNFPRSGHAHRVELMLSLLQLPTELIFVDLAKGEHKKPEFLALNAFGQVPVLDDQGVVLADSNAILVYLAQKYGNGRWLPADPVGAAKVQRWLSAAAGPIAFGPARARLITVFGAPYNPDEVIPYAHSVLKVIDTELANTPFLAGSEPTIADVAAYSYIAHAPEGNVSLDDYANIRAWLARVEALPGFVGMPRTVAGLQKTA; encoded by the coding sequence ATGCAAGCCATCAAACTCTACAACTTCCCACGTTCCGGCCACGCGCATCGTGTGGAACTGATGCTTTCGCTGCTGCAACTGCCGACCGAGCTGATCTTCGTCGACCTGGCCAAGGGCGAGCATAAAAAACCGGAGTTCCTGGCCCTCAACGCTTTTGGCCAAGTGCCGGTGCTGGACGATCAAGGTGTGGTGCTGGCGGATTCCAATGCGATCCTGGTCTATCTGGCGCAAAAATACGGGAACGGTCGCTGGCTGCCAGCCGATCCGGTAGGTGCCGCTAAAGTGCAGCGCTGGTTGTCGGCCGCTGCCGGGCCAATCGCCTTTGGCCCCGCCCGGGCCAGGCTGATCACCGTTTTCGGTGCGCCGTACAACCCTGATGAAGTGATTCCTTACGCCCATAGCGTGCTTAAGGTGATCGATACGGAACTGGCCAACACGCCTTTCCTGGCTGGCAGCGAACCGACCATCGCCGACGTGGCTGCCTACAGCTACATCGCCCATGCACCGGAAGGCAATGTGTCGCTGGACGACTACGCCAACATCCGCGCGTGGCTGGCTAGGGTCGAAGCCTTGCCCGGTTTCGTCGGCATGCCGCGTACTGTCGCCGGCCTGCAAAAAACTGCCTGA
- a CDS encoding 2Fe-2S iron-sulfur cluster-binding protein yields the protein MDHSPWHAGEKELQAHIGVSERMDVLGRRVIRDQMPDQHRTFYQQLPFMLYGAVDADGRPWASVLEGEPGFAHSPEPGLLQFSSLPAADDPAQLSVGAAIGLLGIELHTRRRNRINGHIGAMSASEFAVRVDQSFGNCPQYIQLRQFRSVPLADPATRPAQQFNELDDAAKGMIADADTFFVASFVDVDGVRSVDVSHRGGQAGFVQVEGNRLTIPDFAGNLFFNTLGNLLINPKAGLLFIDFNTGDLLHLSGRTEIILEGPQVEAFQGAERLWMFHVEHVVRRPAALGLRWRFDGVSPTSLLTGTWEQAKARLQAKTLGDQWRPLRVVRIEAESQHIRSIYMEPADGAGLPLFQAGQHLPLRFNIDGETHIRTYSLSSAPSDDFFRISVKRDGRVSSHLHEQVRVGDLLEARAPQGHFTVAPHERRPLVLLAAGVGITPLLSMLREVVYQGLRTRHIRPTWFFQSSRTLADQPFRPEVDRLLERVGDAVRVVRLLSQPEPGAQEGEDFDLTGRIDVGRLSELLEVEDYDQLDFVLCGPGSFTQALYDALRELDIRDARIHAETFGPSTLRRRPDPDAVIIEQPPAATTSVPVVFERSAKEARWQPDGGTLLELAESRGLHPEFSCRGGSCGTCKTRLISGQVNYPQPPAEVPDEGQVLICCAVPAQGAQPLVLDL from the coding sequence ATGGACCATTCACCGTGGCATGCTGGAGAGAAAGAGTTGCAGGCTCATATTGGTGTCAGTGAGCGAATGGACGTACTAGGGCGCAGGGTGATTCGCGACCAGATGCCGGATCAACACCGCACCTTTTATCAGCAGCTTCCGTTCATGTTGTACGGCGCGGTGGATGCTGACGGTCGCCCTTGGGCCAGCGTGCTTGAAGGTGAACCGGGTTTTGCTCATTCACCCGAACCAGGATTGTTGCAATTTAGCAGCTTGCCGGCTGCCGATGATCCCGCGCAGTTGAGCGTGGGGGCGGCGATCGGGCTGCTGGGCATTGAATTGCATACCCGGCGCCGTAATCGCATCAATGGCCATATCGGTGCAATGAGCGCCAGCGAATTTGCAGTGAGGGTGGATCAGTCCTTTGGTAATTGCCCGCAGTACATCCAATTGAGGCAGTTCCGTTCGGTACCCCTGGCGGATCCGGCAACACGTCCCGCGCAGCAATTCAATGAACTGGATGACGCGGCCAAAGGCATGATTGCCGATGCGGACACCTTCTTTGTCGCGAGTTTCGTGGACGTCGATGGCGTACGGTCGGTGGATGTTTCCCACCGTGGCGGTCAGGCGGGTTTCGTCCAGGTGGAAGGCAATCGCCTGACCATCCCGGATTTTGCCGGCAACCTGTTTTTCAATACCCTGGGCAATTTGCTGATCAATCCAAAGGCTGGTTTGCTGTTCATCGATTTCAATACCGGTGACCTGCTACACCTCAGCGGGCGCACCGAAATCATTCTTGAAGGCCCGCAGGTTGAGGCATTTCAAGGTGCCGAACGTTTGTGGATGTTCCACGTGGAACACGTTGTGCGTCGTCCCGCTGCCCTCGGTTTGCGCTGGCGCTTTGACGGTGTTTCTCCCACCAGTTTGCTGACGGGTACTTGGGAGCAGGCCAAGGCGCGCTTGCAAGCCAAGACCTTGGGCGATCAATGGCGGCCGCTGCGGGTGGTGCGGATCGAAGCGGAAAGCCAGCACATCCGCTCGATCTATATGGAGCCAGCCGACGGCGCCGGGTTGCCATTGTTTCAGGCCGGCCAGCATTTACCGTTGCGCTTCAACATTGATGGCGAAACCCATATCCGCACGTACAGCCTGTCGAGTGCGCCATCGGATGACTTTTTCCGTATCAGCGTGAAGCGTGATGGTCGGGTATCGTCGCACCTGCATGAACAGGTTCGCGTCGGTGACCTGTTGGAGGCACGGGCGCCCCAAGGGCATTTCACCGTGGCGCCCCATGAGCGTCGGCCTCTGGTGTTGTTGGCCGCTGGCGTGGGAATTACGCCGCTGCTGTCGATGCTGCGTGAGGTGGTCTATCAAGGCTTGCGCACCCGCCACATCCGGCCGACCTGGTTCTTCCAGAGTTCGCGCACGTTGGCCGATCAGCCGTTTCGCCCCGAGGTGGATCGCTTGCTCGAGCGTGTCGGCGACGCGGTCAGGGTGGTACGCCTGCTCAGTCAACCTGAGCCAGGGGCGCAGGAGGGCGAGGACTTCGATTTGACCGGGCGAATCGATGTCGGTCGGCTCTCGGAACTGCTCGAGGTCGAGGACTACGATCAGCTGGATTTTGTCCTCTGTGGGCCCGGCAGTTTTACCCAGGCGCTGTACGACGCCCTGCGCGAACTGGATATTCGCGACGCGCGGATTCACGCTGAAACCTTCGGTCCCTCGACGTTGCGCCGTCGGCCCGACCCCGACGCCGTAATCATCGAACAACCGCCAGCGGCGACCACCTCGGTGCCGGTGGTGTTCGAGCGCTCAGCCAAGGAGGCGCGTTGGCAACCGGACGGCGGCACTCTGTTGGAGCTGGCGGAAAGCCGCGGATTGCACCCGGAGTTCAGTTGCCGTGGCGGTTCTTGTGGGACCTGCAAGACCCGGCTGATCAGCGGCCAGGTCAATTATCCGCAGCCACCCGCGGAGGTACCGGACGAAGGTCAGGTGCTGATTTGTTGTGCTGTACCGGCTCAAGGCGCGCAGCCTCTGGTCCTGGACCTCTGA
- the glmU gene encoding bifunctional UDP-N-acetylglucosamine diphosphorylase/glucosamine-1-phosphate N-acetyltransferase GlmU has protein sequence MSLEIVILAAGQGTRMRSALPKVLHPIAGNSMLGHVIHSARQLDPQRIHVVIGHGADVVRERLAADDLNFVLQDKQLGTGHAVAQAVPFIKADTVLVLYGDVPLIEIETLQRLLKLAVPGQMGLLTVELDDATGYGRIVRGTDGKVSAIVEHKDANEAQRAIKEGNTGILAVPADRLADWTGRLSNNNAQGEYYLTDVIEMAVSDGLEVATEQPHDAMEVQGANDRKQLSDLERHYQLRAGRRLMAQGVTLRDPARFDVRGEVSVGRDVLIDINVILEGNVVIEDDVVIGPNCVIKDSTLRKGVVIKANSHIEGAILGEGSDAGPFARLRPGTVLEARAHVGNFVELKNAHLGEGAKAGHLTYLGDAEVGARTNIGAGTITCNYDGANKWKTVLGEDVFIGSNNSLVAPVDILDGATTAAGSTITSTVDKAQLAVGRARQKNIDGWKRPEKLKKS, from the coding sequence ATGTCTCTTGAAATCGTTATCCTCGCTGCTGGCCAGGGCACCCGCATGCGTTCGGCCCTGCCGAAAGTCTTGCACCCGATTGCCGGCAATTCGATGCTCGGCCATGTTATCCACAGCGCCCGACAACTTGATCCACAGCGCATTCACGTGGTGATTGGCCATGGTGCCGATGTGGTGCGCGAGCGGCTGGCCGCTGACGATCTCAACTTTGTCCTCCAGGACAAACAACTGGGTACCGGTCATGCCGTGGCCCAGGCTGTTCCCTTCATCAAGGCCGACACCGTGCTGGTGCTTTACGGTGATGTGCCGTTGATTGAAATCGAAACCCTGCAGCGTTTGCTCAAGCTTGCAGTGCCCGGGCAGATGGGTCTGCTCACCGTCGAGCTGGATGACGCAACCGGTTACGGCCGTATTGTTCGCGGCACTGATGGCAAGGTCTCCGCCATTGTCGAGCACAAGGATGCGAACGAAGCCCAGCGCGCCATCAAGGAAGGCAATACCGGCATCCTCGCGGTTCCGGCCGATCGCCTGGCCGACTGGACGGGTCGCTTGTCGAACAATAACGCGCAGGGCGAGTACTACCTGACCGATGTGATCGAAATGGCAGTCAGTGACGGACTGGAGGTGGCCACTGAACAACCCCACGATGCCATGGAAGTGCAGGGCGCCAACGACCGCAAGCAGCTTTCCGATCTTGAGCGTCATTATCAGCTGCGCGCCGGCCGTCGCTTGATGGCCCAAGGCGTGACCCTGCGCGACCCGGCCCGTTTCGATGTTCGGGGTGAAGTCAGTGTGGGTCGCGATGTGCTGATCGATATCAACGTGATCCTCGAAGGCAACGTTGTCATCGAAGACGACGTGGTAATTGGCCCGAACTGCGTGATCAAGGACAGCACCTTGCGTAAAGGCGTGGTGATCAAAGCCAACAGCCATATCGAAGGAGCGATTCTCGGTGAAGGCAGCGATGCCGGTCCGTTCGCGCGTTTGCGTCCAGGCACTGTGCTCGAAGCGCGGGCGCATGTGGGTAACTTCGTCGAGCTGAAAAATGCACATCTGGGTGAAGGTGCAAAGGCTGGCCACCTGACTTATCTTGGCGATGCCGAGGTGGGCGCGCGCACCAACATCGGTGCCGGCACCATCACGTGCAACTACGATGGCGCGAACAAGTGGAAAACCGTGCTGGGCGAAGATGTGTTCATCGGTTCCAACAACTCGTTGGTGGCACCTGTGGATATCTTGGATGGTGCTACCACGGCGGCTGGTTCGACTATTACCTCCACTGTGGATAAAGCGCAGTTGGCAGTAGGCCGTGCGCGCCAAAAGAACATCGACGGTTGGAAGCGGCCGGAGAAGCTCAAGAAGAGCTAA